Proteins encoded by one window of Candidatus Zixiibacteriota bacterium:
- a CDS encoding AMP-binding protein, with protein MSDHASDSARADSSLPEAFFASAAAHAERTAFRAEGGRGRAYTYAEAAAAVRRFARELRAQGVTRGTEVGLLAENRPEWGIAHLAILAAGGTVVPIDGTLKPQEMGYLAGHCRLARVVASRAFDKPARELPGVTVIPLEGVWEAGGPSPDPAESGAAAPADVAVLIYTSGTTGTPKGVQLTHRNLLANLGAIQDSLRFDESDVFLSVLPLHHTFEMTCGLLTPLMTGCTVVYARALRSKEILEDIGRSRATVMCGVPLLFEKMYHSIRRGIAAAPPGRRAAFRTMYAASGAAWQVGIKLGKKLFAPLRAKAGLDSIRMFVSGGAAMPAAITRFFNLIGFDFMEGYGMSECSPVISVNRPDNIRFGSVGPPLRNVEVRIEGADKSGVGEITVRSEANTIGYRDNPEATAALMRDGWLFTGDLGRFRHGHLWITGRKKNVIVSAAGKNIYPEELEEQLLASGRVQECVVFGRAKAGKQGEEVRAIIVPALDNLAAELGIDPENPDADRVRQAIEDTVQDVNNRVAAYKRITGCEIREKELEKTSSKKVKRYLYQ; from the coding sequence ATGTCGGACCACGCCAGCGACAGCGCCCGGGCTGATAGTTCTCTTCCCGAGGCTTTCTTCGCCTCGGCGGCTGCCCATGCCGAGCGGACGGCTTTCCGGGCCGAAGGGGGACGGGGGAGAGCGTACACCTACGCGGAAGCGGCCGCGGCCGTACGCCGGTTTGCCCGCGAACTCCGGGCGCAGGGCGTGACCCGCGGCACCGAGGTCGGGCTGCTTGCGGAGAATCGTCCCGAGTGGGGAATTGCGCACCTGGCGATCCTGGCGGCGGGCGGGACTGTTGTGCCGATCGACGGAACTCTCAAGCCGCAGGAGATGGGTTATCTGGCCGGCCACTGCCGTCTGGCGCGGGTTGTGGCCTCGCGGGCCTTTGACAAGCCGGCCCGGGAACTGCCCGGCGTGACGGTCATCCCGCTGGAGGGCGTGTGGGAGGCCGGGGGCCCCTCCCCGGACCCGGCGGAAAGCGGGGCGGCCGCGCCGGCGGACGTGGCTGTGCTCATCTATACCTCCGGCACGACCGGGACGCCGAAGGGAGTGCAGCTCACCCATCGCAACCTGCTGGCCAACCTGGGCGCGATCCAGGACTCGCTGCGGTTCGACGAGAGCGACGTTTTCCTGTCGGTGCTGCCCTTGCACCACACTTTCGAAATGACCTGCGGACTGCTCACCCCGCTCATGACCGGCTGCACGGTCGTCTACGCGCGCGCGCTGCGGTCAAAAGAAATACTTGAAGATATCGGCCGCAGCCGGGCGACCGTCATGTGCGGGGTGCCGCTCCTGTTCGAAAAGATGTACCATTCGATCCGGCGGGGGATCGCAGCGGCGCCGCCGGGTCGGCGGGCGGCCTTCCGGACAATGTACGCCGCCTCGGGCGCGGCGTGGCAGGTCGGGATCAAGCTGGGCAAGAAACTCTTCGCGCCGCTGCGGGCGAAAGCCGGGCTGGACTCGATCCGGATGTTCGTCTCCGGCGGGGCGGCCATGCCGGCGGCCATCACCCGCTTCTTCAACCTCATCGGATTCGATTTTATGGAAGGGTATGGCATGTCGGAGTGCTCGCCCGTGATCTCGGTCAACCGGCCCGACAACATTCGCTTCGGGTCGGTTGGGCCCCCGCTGCGCAACGTGGAAGTGCGTATCGAGGGCGCCGACAAGTCGGGTGTCGGCGAAATCACGGTCCGCAGCGAGGCCAATACCATCGGCTACCGGGACAATCCCGAGGCGACCGCGGCGCTCATGCGCGACGGATGGCTCTTTACCGGCGACCTCGGGCGCTTCCGCCATGGCCACCTATGGATCACGGGGAGGAAGAAGAACGTGATCGTGTCGGCGGCGGGGAAAAACATCTATCCCGAAGAGCTCGAGGAGCAGCTGCTGGCCTCGGGCCGGGTGCAGGAGTGCGTGGTGTTCGGGAGAGCGAAGGCGGGCAAGCAGGGGGAGGAAGTGCGGGCGATCATCGTGCCCGCGCTCGACAACCTTGCCGCCGAACTCGGGATCGATCCGGAAAACCCGGACGCCGACCGGGTGCGGCAGGCGATCGAGGACACGGTGCAGGACGTCAACAACCGCGTGGCGGCGTACAAGCGAATCACCGGGTGCGAGATACGGGAGAAAGAACTGGAAAAGACGTCCTCCAAGAAGGTGAAGCGGTACCTGTACCAATAG
- the mtnA gene encoding S-methyl-5-thioribose-1-phosphate isomerase: MAVEAIQRIGKKIRVIEQSKLPLAFSYLELDDYRDVIAAIRRLDVRGAPAIGIAAAYALALAVEKAADFALSHLERAADEVKAARPTAVNLAWAVDRVMRRVRQAPPLTRREALAILWEEAEAIHDEDRRLCERIGQYGADLIKPGDGILTHCNAGALATGGKGTALAVIYAAQEAGKRPRVYADETRPLLQGARLTAWELLQAGVDVTLICDSAAATVLRQGKVQHVIVGADRIARNGDAANKIGTYPLAVLAARHGVPFCVAAPYSTFDENTAAGEQIPIEERAADEVTGGFGRRTAPEGVKVYSPAFDVTPFQLVTYYITDQGIKPGGRAPG, translated from the coding sequence ATGGCGGTAGAGGCGATTCAGCGGATCGGGAAGAAGATCAGGGTGATCGAGCAATCCAAGCTCCCGCTGGCGTTCAGTTACCTGGAGCTGGACGACTACCGGGACGTGATCGCGGCGATCCGGCGGCTCGATGTGCGCGGGGCGCCGGCGATCGGGATCGCGGCCGCCTACGCGCTCGCGCTGGCGGTCGAAAAGGCGGCGGACTTCGCGCTCTCCCACCTCGAGCGCGCGGCCGACGAGGTGAAAGCGGCGCGCCCGACAGCCGTAAATCTGGCCTGGGCGGTCGACCGCGTGATGAGGCGTGTGCGCCAGGCGCCGCCGCTGACCCGCCGGGAGGCGCTCGCGATCCTGTGGGAGGAAGCGGAGGCGATCCACGACGAGGACCGCCGGCTCTGCGAGCGCATCGGGCAATACGGCGCCGACCTGATCAAGCCGGGGGACGGAATCCTGACGCACTGCAACGCGGGCGCCCTGGCCACCGGGGGGAAGGGCACCGCGCTCGCGGTGATCTACGCGGCCCAGGAGGCCGGCAAACGGCCGCGGGTGTATGCCGATGAGACCCGGCCGCTTTTGCAGGGAGCGCGGCTCACGGCCTGGGAACTGCTCCAGGCCGGAGTGGACGTGACTCTCATCTGCGACAGCGCGGCCGCGACCGTCCTGCGGCAGGGGAAAGTGCAGCACGTGATTGTGGGGGCCGACCGGATCGCGCGCAACGGCGACGCGGCCAACAAGATCGGCACGTATCCCCTGGCCGTGCTGGCCGCCCGGCACGGCGTCCCGTTCTGCGTGGCGGCGCCGTATTCGACATTCGATGAAAACACGGCCGCCGGGGAGCAGATCCCGATCGAGGAACGGGCCGCCGACGAAGTGACGGGCGGATTCGGCCGGAGGACCGCTCCCGAGGGGGTCAAAGTGTATTCGCCGGCGTTCGATGTGACCCCGTTTCAGTTGGTGACGTATTATATTACTGACCAGGGAATCAAACCGGGGGGCCGGGCCCCGGGGTGA
- the tsf gene encoding translation elongation factor Ts gives MDISAQLVKELREKTGAGMMDCKKALTETHGDLSKAIDYLREQGISKAAKKEGRATAEGVIATYVHPGDKLGVMVEVNCETDFVARTDQLKEFARNIAMHIAASAPLVVSRDEVDPALIAKEREIYRHQTLKEGKPEKIVDKIVDGRIEKYFGEVVLMEQPFVKDADKTIEEYLKETIARLGENMKVRRFARFRLGE, from the coding sequence ATGGACATAAGCGCACAACTGGTGAAAGAGCTTCGGGAAAAAACCGGGGCCGGCATGATGGACTGCAAGAAGGCCCTGACCGAGACGCACGGGGACCTCAGCAAAGCGATCGACTACCTGCGCGAGCAGGGAATCTCCAAGGCGGCCAAGAAGGAGGGCCGGGCGACCGCCGAAGGCGTCATCGCCACCTACGTCCACCCGGGCGACAAGCTCGGCGTGATGGTGGAGGTCAACTGCGAAACCGATTTCGTCGCGCGGACCGACCAGCTCAAAGAATTCGCGCGCAACATCGCCATGCACATCGCGGCCAGCGCCCCCCTGGTGGTGAGCCGGGACGAGGTCGATCCGGCGCTCATCGCCAAGGAACGCGAAATCTACCGGCACCAGACGCTCAAAGAGGGAAAGCCGGAGAAGATCGTCGACAAGATCGTCGACGGCCGGATCGAGAAATACTTCGGCGAAGTCGTGCTCATGGAGCAGCCGTTCGTGAAGGACGCCGACAAGACGATCGAGGAGTACCTCAAGGAGACGATCGCGCGGCTGGGAGAGAACATGAAGGTGCGGCGCTTCGCACGGTTCCGGCTCGGTGAGTAG
- a CDS encoding UMP kinase, protein MDTDAPLYKRVLIKISGEALMGAREFGIDSPTVEAVCGQIIEVKQLRCEIGIVVGGGNIFRGLAATELGMDRVTADNMGMLATVINALAMMDTLEHMGVYTRVMSAVKLEAFAEPFIRRRAVRHMEKGRVVIFAAGTGSPYFSTDTAASLRAMEVGADLMIKATNVDGVYSADPRKDAKATFYPRLSYMDILTRELRVIDATAISLLKENQIPLRIVDLHRPGNLRRTVLGEDVGTLVTSAG, encoded by the coding sequence ATGGACACAGACGCGCCGTTATACAAGCGGGTTCTCATCAAAATCTCGGGCGAGGCGCTCATGGGCGCCCGCGAGTTCGGCATCGACAGCCCCACCGTCGAAGCCGTCTGCGGCCAAATCATAGAAGTCAAGCAGCTCCGGTGCGAGATCGGCATCGTGGTCGGGGGCGGGAACATTTTCCGCGGCCTGGCGGCCACCGAGCTCGGCATGGACCGGGTGACCGCCGACAACATGGGGATGCTCGCCACCGTGATCAACGCCCTGGCGATGATGGACACGCTCGAGCACATGGGCGTCTACACCCGCGTTATGTCGGCGGTCAAACTGGAAGCCTTCGCCGAACCGTTCATCCGGCGGCGCGCGGTGCGGCACATGGAGAAGGGGCGGGTCGTCATCTTCGCGGCCGGCACCGGCAGCCCGTATTTCTCCACCGATACCGCGGCCTCGCTGCGCGCCATGGAGGTGGGGGCGGACCTCATGATCAAGGCGACCAATGTCGACGGGGTGTACTCGGCCGATCCGCGCAAGGACGCGAAGGCGACGTTCTACCCCCGGCTGTCGTACATGGACATTCTCACGCGGGAGCTGCGGGTGATCGATGCCACGGCGATCTCGCTTCTGAAAGAAAACCAAATCCCCCTGCGTATCGTGGACCTGCACCGTCCCGGCAATCTCCGCCGCACGGTGCTCGGGGAAGACGTCGGGACGCTGGTGACGTCGGCGGGATAA
- the pilO gene encoding type 4a pilus biogenesis protein PilO, which translates to MDFKDSKTQKIALAVLAFFIVAYFWYSRLYVPYDSKIELKSQEFETITTNLRNVELKAKSLDALQQEYTDLMKRYHEIEALLPEVKQIPSLLVQLHTASSLTGTRITRVQPRAIRPEDFYNVASFDIEMTGTYHDFGGFIGYVANFPFIANVSGVDVNAMKLMVNKPAKDEKTGLTDLSKKETVTAKFSLSTYFVKESERLSELVL; encoded by the coding sequence ATGGATTTCAAAGACTCAAAGACGCAGAAGATCGCGCTGGCCGTGCTGGCCTTCTTCATCGTGGCCTACTTCTGGTACTCGCGGTTGTACGTCCCGTACGACAGCAAGATCGAGCTGAAGAGCCAGGAGTTCGAGACGATCACGACGAACCTGCGCAACGTGGAGCTCAAGGCCAAGTCGCTGGATGCCCTGCAGCAGGAGTACACGGATCTGATGAAGCGGTACCACGAAATCGAGGCCCTGCTCCCCGAGGTCAAACAGATCCCGTCGCTGCTCGTGCAGCTCCACACGGCCTCCTCGCTGACGGGCACGCGCATCACGCGCGTGCAGCCGCGCGCGATCCGACCGGAGGACTTCTATAATGTGGCGTCCTTCGATATCGAAATGACCGGTACCTACCATGATTTCGGAGGCTTCATCGGCTACGTCGCCAACTTCCCCTTCATCGCCAACGTGTCCGGTGTGGACGTCAACGCGATGAAGCTCATGGTGAACAAACCGGCCAAGGATGAAAAGACGGGGCTGACCGACCTGTCGAAGAAGGAGACGGTGACGGCGAAGTTCAGCCTGTCGACATACTTTGTCAAGGAATCGGAACGTCTCAGTGAACTCGTTCTGTAA
- a CDS encoding PilN domain-containing protein, with protein MIEINLLPKGYRKKQASFSFGKTGLYAVVAAAGVVLMLVGVTVYQMNQLSSLEDGIVKARQRAAMLEKDIKLVDALTDVKAKISARMAAVERLDSHRSSWVRILEDISANVPEFVWLARFTEKAPLADTAKMAAAEAGAPAGQPAPAGQAGQPNAAPATTTPSVPKVMPVEVEGYAFTLNALASFMINTMRSDYFEEVELVSTKETQLGEYRAYNFVLSAQLHYLSEEELQGLVAQAEAEQTEQAAPARHKSLN; from the coding sequence ATGATAGAAATCAACCTGCTGCCCAAGGGATACAGGAAGAAGCAGGCCAGCTTCTCCTTCGGCAAGACCGGCCTCTACGCGGTCGTCGCGGCGGCCGGGGTGGTGCTGATGCTGGTGGGCGTGACCGTGTACCAGATGAACCAGCTCTCCTCGCTGGAGGACGGGATCGTCAAAGCGCGCCAGCGGGCCGCCATGCTGGAAAAGGACATCAAGCTGGTCGACGCTCTGACGGATGTGAAGGCGAAGATTTCGGCCCGGATGGCGGCCGTGGAGCGCCTCGACAGCCACCGGTCGTCTTGGGTCCGGATCCTCGAGGATATCAGCGCCAACGTGCCGGAGTTCGTCTGGCTGGCGCGCTTTACCGAGAAGGCGCCGTTGGCGGACACGGCCAAGATGGCGGCCGCCGAAGCGGGCGCCCCGGCCGGGCAGCCCGCACCGGCGGGCCAGGCCGGTCAGCCGAATGCGGCCCCGGCAACCACCACCCCGAGCGTCCCGAAAGTGATGCCGGTCGAGGTCGAGGGGTACGCCTTTACCCTGAACGCCCTCGCCTCGTTTATGATCAACACCATGCGGTCGGATTACTTTGAAGAGGTGGAGCTGGTGTCGACGAAGGAAACGCAGCTCGGCGAGTACCGGGCCTACAACTTCGTCCTCTCGGCCCAGCTGCACTATCTTTCGGAAGAAGAACTCCAGGGGCTGGTGGCGCAGGCGGAAGCGGAGCAGACCGAGCAGGCCGCGCCGGCGCGCCACAAGAGCTTAAACTGA
- the rpsI gene encoding 30S ribosomal protein S9, with the protein MEKTEYAATGRRKCSVARAVITNGDGGFTINGSDIAAYLKRDPLVVHATEALTITEMSGKVAVVCRASGGGLSGQAGAVRLAVARALARLNEDFRPTLRQNGLLTRDPREVERKKYGRPKARKRFQYSKR; encoded by the coding sequence ATGGAGAAGACTGAGTACGCCGCGACGGGACGTCGCAAATGCAGTGTCGCCCGCGCCGTGATCACCAACGGAGACGGCGGTTTCACGATCAACGGGTCCGACATCGCCGCCTATCTGAAACGCGATCCGCTGGTGGTCCACGCCACCGAGGCCCTCACGATCACCGAGATGTCCGGGAAGGTGGCGGTCGTGTGCCGGGCCAGCGGGGGTGGACTGAGCGGCCAGGCGGGGGCGGTGCGGCTGGCGGTGGCCCGGGCGCTGGCCCGTCTGAATGAAGATTTCCGGCCGACGCTGCGCCAGAACGGCCTGCTCACGCGCGACCCCCGCGAGGTGGAGCGCAAGAAGTACGGCCGCCCGAAAGCCCGCAAACGGTTCCAGTACTCGAAGCGCTAA
- a CDS encoding secondary thiamine-phosphate synthase enzyme YjbQ — translation MVHAAEIALESAGFCDLVDITAQLSDLVRASGIGSGIVTVFCPGSTGGLTTIEFEPGLQKDLPELLERIVPSDRSYHHDRTWHDGNGFAHLRSALIGPDLTVPFTAGKLALGTWQQVVFLDFDNKARRRRLAVQIIGE, via the coding sequence ATGGTTCACGCGGCGGAAATCGCGCTGGAATCGGCCGGGTTCTGCGACCTCGTCGATATCACCGCGCAACTGTCCGATCTCGTGCGCGCGTCGGGAATTGGGTCGGGGATTGTCACCGTCTTTTGTCCCGGATCAACCGGCGGACTGACCACCATCGAATTCGAACCGGGCCTGCAGAAGGACCTTCCGGAACTGCTCGAGCGGATTGTGCCGTCGGACCGGAGCTACCACCACGACCGGACCTGGCACGACGGCAACGGGTTTGCGCATCTTCGCTCGGCGCTCATCGGGCCGGATCTCACCGTTCCGTTCACGGCGGGAAAACTAGCGCTCGGCACGTGGCAGCAGGTCGTGTTTCTTGATTTCGACAACAAGGCGCGCCGGCGGCGGCTGGCCGTGCAGATTATCGGCGAGTAG
- a CDS encoding SprT-like domain-containing protein, with protein sequence MKARVDSKRQKTAMRACNYELFQFETLAPPPPATVDTKIRQATQAARPEVAARTDGAAARPTSELPGLDELYRLFDYYNWKYFGGRLPRVKIEYSTRMTCAGSYSPNRRLIKIGRRYHEIFPQDLEDTLKHEMIHIRHYHHDAKFKAEAVRIGASLKAREHPNLRRPPKYVYECPGCGAEYPRQRRLVQASCTYCSANRRYDPRFKLRRKRPRVPRSGT encoded by the coding sequence GTGAAGGCGAGAGTGGACAGCAAGCGGCAAAAAACGGCGATGCGCGCGTGCAACTACGAGCTGTTTCAGTTTGAGACGCTCGCCCCCCCGCCGCCGGCTACGGTCGATACGAAAATCCGGCAGGCGACCCAGGCCGCGCGCCCCGAGGTGGCGGCGCGGACCGACGGCGCGGCCGCCAGGCCGACCAGCGAGCTGCCGGGGCTCGATGAACTCTATCGGCTGTTCGACTACTACAACTGGAAGTATTTCGGGGGGAGGTTGCCGCGGGTGAAAATCGAGTATTCGACGCGGATGACCTGTGCCGGATCGTATTCACCAAACCGACGGCTGATCAAGATCGGGCGGCGGTACCACGAGATTTTTCCTCAGGACCTCGAAGATACGCTCAAGCACGAGATGATCCATATCCGCCACTACCACCACGACGCGAAATTCAAGGCGGAGGCGGTCCGGATCGGCGCCTCGCTGAAAGCGCGGGAACACCCGAATCTCCGGCGGCCCCCGAAGTATGTCTACGAGTGTCCCGGGTGCGGGGCGGAGTACCCCCGTCAGCGGAGGCTGGTGCAGGCCTCGTGCACCTACTGCTCGGCCAACCGGCGCTACGATCCCCGGTTCAAGCTCCGGCGGAAAAGGCCTCGGGTGCCGCGCTCGGGGACGTGA
- a CDS encoding DUF4153 domain-containing protein has translation MKLPSLAQLAAEYGRTIRRFPLVLVCALLGTLAALILVDQEGSREASVLYNILLTAILALPVMTAVKLAAERSSAPASSAWPAQAAAAALLVVYAATVPTDLPRAPLVHLLRFFALGIGCTLLASVWPFRQKGEDNRFWHFTSLVVFRIMLAGAFALVLFAGLALALAALDNLFGMAIPSKRYAELWILTLGLFAVPYVLAGLPEDWSALGTGSDYPRPLKVLGQYVLPPLVAVYFVILYAYIAKIIVTWSWPQGWVGRLIIGFSATGILALSVLDPMRERTESLWIKRASRWFYLILLPLIVVLFLALWRRISEYGLTEGRYLGLAVGVWLAVIAAYFLLSRSKSIRMIPASLCAFAFLISVGPWGMFSVSEQSQIRRLRGMLTADSILVNGAVTKAPAPVPADHEVQISAILIYLYEVHGFSALEPWFGETLRADTEDAGNRFKGPEYVAELLGIEFHPYDTPGREQYFAVRIDPQTPISVAGYDHMLRAGYGGRAAAPSPAGEPVAGAIETAADSVVVRFVLDSTTTDSVTVSLRPLIDRIVAARADARGSEISGEEAMIENETGGVKVKVVMLQADIRRDDSITVLNSYDALILYSRRK, from the coding sequence ATGAAACTGCCGTCGCTGGCACAGCTTGCGGCCGAGTATGGCCGGACGATTCGGCGTTTTCCCCTTGTGCTGGTCTGCGCGCTGCTGGGAACCCTGGCGGCCTTGATTCTTGTGGATCAGGAGGGCAGCCGCGAGGCGTCGGTTCTCTACAACATCCTCCTGACCGCCATCCTTGCCCTTCCCGTGATGACGGCCGTGAAGCTGGCCGCAGAGAGGAGCAGCGCACCCGCGAGCAGCGCCTGGCCGGCTCAGGCGGCGGCCGCCGCCCTGCTGGTGGTGTACGCCGCCACCGTTCCGACCGACCTCCCCCGCGCACCTCTGGTGCATCTCCTGCGTTTCTTTGCGCTGGGGATCGGGTGCACGCTCCTGGCCTCGGTGTGGCCGTTCCGGCAGAAAGGGGAGGACAACCGCTTCTGGCATTTCACCAGCCTGGTCGTCTTCCGAATCATGCTCGCGGGGGCGTTCGCGCTGGTCCTCTTCGCCGGCCTGGCGCTGGCGCTGGCCGCGCTGGACAATCTCTTCGGCATGGCGATACCGTCGAAGCGGTATGCGGAACTCTGGATCCTTACCCTCGGGCTCTTTGCCGTCCCCTATGTTTTGGCCGGACTGCCCGAGGATTGGAGCGCGCTCGGGACGGGGAGCGATTATCCCCGGCCGCTGAAGGTGCTGGGGCAGTATGTTCTCCCGCCTCTCGTCGCGGTCTACTTCGTGATCCTCTACGCCTACATCGCCAAGATCATCGTCACCTGGAGCTGGCCGCAGGGCTGGGTGGGGCGGCTGATCATCGGCTTCTCCGCGACCGGCATCCTCGCCCTCTCGGTGCTCGATCCCATGCGCGAGAGGACGGAGTCCCTGTGGATAAAGAGAGCGTCCCGTTGGTTCTACCTGATCCTCCTCCCCCTCATCGTCGTCCTCTTCCTGGCGCTCTGGCGGCGCATCTCCGAGTACGGTCTGACCGAGGGGAGGTATCTGGGCCTGGCCGTGGGCGTCTGGCTGGCCGTCATCGCCGCGTACTTCCTTCTCAGCCGTTCCAAGAGCATCAGGATGATCCCCGCTTCCCTCTGCGCCTTCGCCTTTTTGATCTCAGTCGGTCCCTGGGGAATGTTCAGCGTCTCGGAGCAGAGCCAGATCCGGAGACTCCGGGGGATGCTGACTGCCGATTCGATCCTGGTGAACGGCGCGGTGACAAAGGCGCCGGCCCCGGTTCCCGCCGATCACGAGGTCCAGATCAGCGCGATTCTCATCTACTTGTACGAGGTGCACGGCTTCTCCGCCCTGGAGCCGTGGTTCGGCGAGACCCTCCGCGCGGACACGGAGGATGCCGGGAATCGGTTCAAGGGGCCGGAGTACGTCGCCGAACTTCTGGGCATCGAGTTCCATCCATACGATACGCCCGGGCGGGAGCAGTACTTCGCGGTCCGCATTGATCCGCAGACTCCGATTTCGGTCGCCGGATACGACCACATGCTGCGGGCCGGCTACGGCGGGCGGGCGGCTGCGCCGAGTCCGGCCGGCGAGCCGGTCGCCGGCGCAATCGAGACGGCCGCCGATTCCGTGGTCGTGAGATTCGTGCTCGACAGCACGACCACCGATTCCGTCACCGTTTCGCTTCGCCCGCTGATCGACCGGATCGTCGCGGCGCGGGCAGACGCCCGCGGTTCGGAGATCTCCGGCGAGGAGGCGATGATCGAAAACGAAACGGGAGGAGTCAAGGTCAAGGTGGTCATGCTGCAGGCGGACATCCGCCGGGACGACAGCATCACCGTGCTGAACTCGTACGATGCCCTGATTCTCTATTCGCGCAGGAAGTAA
- the rplM gene encoding 50S ribosomal protein L13, whose translation MKTFIPKVDPNNRKWWVVDVEGHILGRAAVQVANILRGKNKPIFTPHLDAGDHVVVVNARSIRVTGKNKPRQKTYYRFSGYPGGLRSTSLSTMLRQKPEETFRLAVRRMLPKNRLGRKMIKKLHVYADGEHRHQAQKPEPYKL comes from the coding sequence ATGAAGACGTTTATTCCGAAAGTTGACCCGAACAACCGGAAGTGGTGGGTGGTGGATGTCGAAGGGCACATCCTCGGACGGGCGGCGGTGCAGGTGGCGAACATACTGCGCGGCAAGAACAAGCCCATCTTCACGCCCCACCTGGACGCCGGCGACCACGTCGTCGTGGTCAACGCCCGCAGCATCCGGGTGACCGGGAAAAACAAGCCCCGGCAGAAGACGTACTACCGGTTTTCGGGCTATCCGGGCGGACTGCGGAGCACGAGTCTCTCCACCATGCTTCGGCAAAAACCCGAGGAGACGTTCCGGCTGGCGGTGCGGCGGATGCTGCCGAAAAACCGGCTGGGCCGGAAGATGATCAAGAAACTGCACGTGTACGCCGATGGCGAGCACCGCCACCAGGCGCAGAAACCGGAACCTTATAAGCTGTAG
- the rpsB gene encoding 30S ribosomal protein S2, translated as MVSPQVKDLLEAGVHFGHQTRRWNPKMKPFIFAARNGIYIIDLQKTVNALEQARRKMAETVGKGKSVLFIGTKKQAQDVIKEESARCGGYYVTERWLGGMLTNFQTIKHSVKKLKDIEKMRVDGTLEKFSKKERSRIEHEAGKLQKYLGGIKEMGHLPGLVVIVDARKERIAVAEAHKLGIPIIGIVDTNADPDLIDFPIAGNDDAIKSIRILMHALVDAAVEAKSTVVTEMLAASEREGAPGNGHSPAAGRHDVANKDQAE; from the coding sequence ATGGTTAGTCCCCAGGTAAAGGATTTGCTCGAGGCCGGGGTCCATTTTGGCCATCAGACGCGCCGGTGGAACCCCAAAATGAAGCCGTTCATCTTCGCCGCCCGCAACGGCATCTACATCATCGACCTGCAGAAAACCGTCAACGCCCTGGAACAGGCCCGCCGCAAAATGGCGGAAACGGTGGGCAAGGGGAAATCCGTCCTCTTCATCGGAACCAAAAAACAGGCCCAGGACGTGATCAAGGAAGAGTCCGCCCGCTGCGGCGGCTACTACGTCACCGAACGCTGGCTCGGCGGCATGCTGACCAATTTCCAGACGATCAAGCACTCGGTCAAAAAACTCAAAGATATTGAGAAGATGCGGGTGGACGGGACGCTCGAGAAGTTCTCCAAGAAAGAACGCTCCCGCATCGAGCACGAGGCGGGAAAGCTCCAGAAGTACCTCGGCGGGATCAAGGAGATGGGCCACCTCCCGGGGCTGGTCGTGATCGTCGACGCCCGCAAGGAGCGAATCGCGGTGGCCGAGGCCCACAAGCTGGGGATCCCCATCATCGGCATCGTCGACACCAACGCCGATCCCGACCTGATCGATTTCCCGATCGCCGGCAACGACGACGCGATCAAGTCGATCCGGATCCTGATGCACGCGCTGGTCGACGCGGCGGTGGAGGCCAAGAGCACGGTGGTGACCGAGATGCTCGCGGCGTCGGAGCGTGAAGGAGCGCCGGGTAATGGCCACTCCCCGGCGGCCGGCCGACACGACGTCGCGAATAAAGACCAAGCTGAGTAA
- the frr gene encoding ribosome recycling factor: MVDKIEKDAHDRMHKTIETLKREFGTVRTGKASPHLLDTVTVEAYGTQMPLNQVATVTAPEPRLLVVTPFDKSTVGNVVKGIQAADLGFNPMVDGQIIRVPIPALNEERRRTLVKQCKHLAEEARVAVRNIRRDANEHLKQAEKDSKISEDEMRKSLDKVQKLTDEHIKEIDSLLTVKEKEVMEV, encoded by the coding sequence ATGGTTGACAAGATCGAGAAAGACGCCCACGACCGGATGCACAAGACGATCGAGACGCTCAAGCGCGAATTCGGAACCGTCCGCACGGGAAAGGCCTCGCCGCACCTGCTGGACACCGTTACTGTCGAAGCTTACGGCACCCAGATGCCCCTCAACCAGGTGGCCACGGTGACGGCCCCCGAGCCGCGGCTGCTGGTGGTGACGCCGTTCGACAAGTCGACGGTCGGCAACGTGGTCAAGGGGATCCAGGCCGCCGACCTCGGGTTCAACCCGATGGTGGACGGACAAATCATCCGCGTGCCGATCCCGGCGCTCAATGAGGAACGGCGCAGAACGCTGGTGAAACAGTGCAAGCACCTGGCGGAAGAGGCCCGCGTCGCCGTGCGCAACATTCGGCGCGACGCGAACGAACATCTCAAACAGGCGGAGAAGGACTCGAAAATCTCCGAGGATGAGATGCGCAAGAGCCTGGACAAGGTGCAGAAGCTGACCGATGAGCACATCAAAGAGATCGATTCTCTCCTGACGGTCAAGGAGAAGGAGGTCATGGAGGTCTAG